The Eubacterium ventriosum genome includes the window TTTGTACATAAAGTTTAACTGTTTTTTTGTTTCCTATTTTAAGGTTATAGCTACTACTGTCTAATCTAAGTTTTGTCTTGCTTAAGAAGTCTCCGTCTACTGTTACTGTAACCACTACGTTCTTATCTGCTGGCCGACTTACTGTTGCCGGTGTGTCTGTTCCAAAACACTGTACCCAGAACACTGTTCCACCCTGAGTAAAGCAACCAATTCCTATTGTTTTAAAATAGCTTGTAAGAATATTTGCTCTATGCCCTGCACTGTTCATCCATGATGTCATTACTGCATCTGCACTTGACTGACCACCTGCAATATTTTCCGCTTCCATTTTGTCTGTTGCGCTAAAGCATGACGATCCGTCAGGTCTTGTATGTGAAAAATACAGTGCCACTTCTGCTGCTCGCTGCATTGCCACGTCAAGAAGGTCTTTATCCATTTTCAACTCTGATAAGCCTTTGCTTTTTCTTTCTTTGTTAACTATTTTCAAAACCTTATAGGCTTCACTGTACTTGTCTGTACCTTTATATTTTATTTTTGTAAAAATACCATAATCTCCATTGTTTCCCTTTGAAAGCCATGTTGGATATTTAGTTATTGATGAGCCTTCAAAAGCTCCACTTTCAATTAATGTAATTGATTTTGGATAGCTTATTGTTGACAATGCTTTGCAGTTCTTAAATGCATAAACCTGTATTGTTTTTAGTGCTGTAGGCAATGTAACACTTGAAAGCTTAACACAATCCATAAAAACTCTAGGTTCTAATGTTTCAATGGCAGAATTATCCATAACCACCTTTGTCAAATTAGAACATCCACTACATAAAAGATATGGCACTGTTTTTACTTTTGCATAAAAATTCAAAGTTTTAAGGGCTGTACAATTCTGTAATAGAAATGAACCTATAGAAGTTACATTTTTAGGTATTGCAATTTCATCTAATGCTTTCATTCCATAAAAAGCCCCATCGCCTAAAGTTGTTACACCACTTGTTATTGTTATCTTTTTTAAATTCTTTCCATAGCTAAAACCATATGCCGTTACTGTCTTTACTGTAGATGGAATAGTAAATTCTGTTCCTGTTTTAGCTGCAGGATAGCTTTCTAATATGGTCTTATTCTTATTATATAGAACATAATTTTCAGCAACATAATTCTTATTGTTGCTACTTACTTCTATTTTTTCAAGATTTTCAGCCTTATATCCTATGCCATCTTTAATAGTTGTTACACTTTTTGGAATAACTATTCTTTTTACTGAACTGTTATAAAAAATGTAATTTCCTATTTCTGTTGTTGCTCCCGGAAATTCAAAATCATCTAAATCTGTTCCCTGAAATACATAATCTCCAAATTTTTTTACTCTTTCCATTCCTGTATAAGACTGTAATTTAGTGTCTGCAAAAGCGCCATCACCAATACTTGTTACAGTAGATGCAACTGTTACTTTTGTCATATTATAGCATGAGTTAAAGTTTGCTTCTCCAATAGAAGTAATTCCACTGTTAACTCTTACCTCACTTATTCTGTCTCTGTCCTTGTACCATGGAATGTTGGCTATCTTTGTATAATCAGGCATAGCCCCTGTTCCACTTATTGTAAGCACACCATCATCTGTAAGTACACCTTTTATGGTAGAACTAACATTGTATGTAATGGATGCTGCCATTACTGTTGTTGCTGAAAACGGAACGTTAAATCCCATAACCATTGTTAGAACTAAAATCGTTGTAATAATTCTTTTAAATAAATTTTTCATGAGTACCTCCCTATATTTGTCTTACGGATTTTATCATATCACTAATTTGTTTTTTGTATACCCCATAAATCTGAATTTTTCAAATAACAGTATAATACGTTCATATTCGTCCTGTTCTATTTCAGTATATTTCACACTTAATATTGCATACAATTCCATTGGTTTAACGTATTCACCTGTAACTCCTGATATTTCGATAAGTTTTTCTATCTGAGAAATATAATACTGTTCATCAATATGTATATAGAAGCTATCTTCCTCCAGAAAAATCGAATTATAAAATTCTCTTTCTCCTTCCAGCTTTTTTGATTCTTTATTAATCTTCAATCTCTGCCTTAAATATAAATTAAGCAATACTATGGTAAAAACTATTACAATAAGAAAACGCCATAAAAACGCTTCGTTTTGTTTGTCTATGTTTTTACCTTGCCATTTGAAAATATCGGCAACATTTTTCACTAAAAAAGTTTTTATTTTTAGTTTTTGTTTTTTTACATATTTATGTTCTTGTCAAAATCAAAAAACTATCAAATACGTTAATTGTTCCATATCCCCATTGTTCACTTGGATACCTAATGTCTCTGTTTCGTTCTGCCCCTCTTATAAGGTAGTTTTTAATGTAATTGTTTTTCATATATGGCTCATTGTCCTCCACAATTCCCCATTGAAGTATCTGTGCACAGGCTCCCGCACCTAATGCGCACGCCACTGACGTTCCAGTCCTTCTTGTATACCCTCCTGAAATTCCCGGACCGTAAACATTTACTGCCGGAGCTGTCATATCCGGTTTAATTCTATTCTCCCTTGTGAAGCCTCTCCCCGACTTGGGATAGAAGGCATTGGTTACATTGTCATATCCTCCAAAAGTTATAACATTCTCTGTCGCGGCCGGCACTGTTAATGTCATATCCGGATTAGGTGTTAGAAAATAGTTTCCTTCCGGTGTATATTGTCTAAGTCCGCCCCATATATTAAAGTTTCCATCTAGAATATTATTTCCGTAAACTTTAATAGTCCATATACCGGGGCTTGGCTGTTTAAATCTCATAAAAATCAACTGTCCTCCTGTCCCCGACTCCACAAGTTCATATGTTAATTCAATTGAAGATTGCTCAAACACAAAATTAATGTTTTCTACGCTACCCTGCCGCACCGGGATTCTTGGCACGCTTTCCCCGAAAGGCGACACAAAGCCTACTGAAAATATATCCGGAGCGTTACCCCACAGTTCTAAAACAAAGCCCGGCACATTATCGCCTACACGAAATTCTACGTTGTGAGTGGTGTTTTCGGTTGCTATTCCTATTGTACCTCTATAATGAAGTCTTTCATTGCCTTCATTTCCTGCTGCCACTACAACGCAGTTGCCTATTTTGCCTCCTATTTTGTCAAGCACTTCATCTAAAGGTGAGCCTCCTGCTCTTCCACCATTTCCACATCCTAATCCTACAACTATAACTATTGGCTTTTTTTGTTTTATTGCCACATTTTTCAAAAAAGAAGCTGCAAGCATTATGTCATTTTCCTGATAAAGAGGCTGACTTCCCATGGCATAAAAATAATTAGCAAGATATTTTTTTGCCTCCTTAAGCTTTACCATAACAATTTCGCTATCCGGCGCCGCCCCTATAAAATCCCCCTGCTCATCATAACTTCCACAGGCTATCCCTGCCATAAAAGTTCCGTGACCATTTTCGTCCCTGTGCGGAACCACTTCTAACGGATTGTCTGCCTGAAGCGCCCTGTTTATTTCTTCTCTTGTGTACTCACTTCCATAACTAAAGCCCTCTGGCGGATTTCCCTTAACATCAGTCTGATCCCATATACTCAAAATTCTTGTTTGCCCTGTGGACTTTTGAAACAACTTGTTTGTATAATCAATTCCCGTGTCAATAAAGCCAATTATCACATCTCTCCCTGTAAGATTAAACCCCGACTGATTCTGCAACCTTATGGAACCTGTTGCCGCCACGGCAGTTGTATCCATTAAACCGTACAACTTTGGAATAACATTGTATGTAAAATTAGCAACATTTATAGTAGGTAGCATATCAAGCCTGTAATATGCACAAAAGTACGAATCATCTATAACCTGAGTACATTCAACCTGCTCCGTTAAGGCTTCACTAATGTCACCGTTATACCTGCCAATGAAATCACCATATTCCTCTGACAAAATAATATTATTACACTTCATTGATTGCCCTTGAAATAAAATTAATATAAGTTTATGTAGGAGCGGGGGAAGATATGAACGGAATTATGCAATGCGTACCCCGATAGCAAGTATTCTGGTACATAAACAATGCAAACAATATAAATCAATACAAAAATACCCGGAGTTATAGAAATTTAGATAATTAATTTTCCACAACTCTGGGTATTATATTTCTATTATTTTTTAAGCTCTTCTAACCTTCTATAAGGTCCTGGCCTCTCATTCCTATTACCGGGCCGCCTGTTCCATTAATGTATTCTTCTGTAATTTTTACAGTTCCAATGTTGTCATCTTTTGGAATTTCATACATTATATCAAGCATAAATTTCTCAATGATTGCCCTTAGTGCTCTGGCCCCTGTTTTCTTTTCTATTGCTTTCTTGGCAATTGTTCTAAGAGCACCTTCCGTAAATTCAAGTTTTACTTCATCAAGTTCAAGCAATTTCTGATACTGTTTGATAATTGCATTCTTTGGATCTGTAAGAATCTTTACAAGCATGTCTTCTGTTAATCCATCCAAAGTAAATACAATTGGAAGTCTTCCAAGAAATTCAGGAATCATACCAAATTTTCTCAAATCTTCTGATGTTACTTTTTTCATAACATTAGGATCATTATCGTATTTGTCTGTTAATTCACTTTGGAAGCCTATGGCTGCCTGCTTGTTAAGTCTTTCCTTAATAATGTCTTCCAAATCCGGAAAAGCGCCACCGCAAATAAACAAGATATTTTTTGTGTTGACTGTTGCAAGTGGCACCATTGCATTCTTGCTTGTTGCACCAACAGGAACTTCAACTTCGCTGCCTTCCAAAAGCTTAAGCATTCCCTGCTGAACTGACTCTCCGCTTACATCTCTGCTACTTGTATTCTGTTTCTTTGCAATCTTGTCTATTTCGTCAATAAAAATAATACCTGTTTCTGCTTTTTCAACATCATTGTCTGCTGCTGCCAAAAGTTTTGAAACAACGCTTTCAATATCATCGCCAATATACCCTGCCTCTGTAAGTGATGTTGCATCTGTTATTGCAAGAGGAACATCTAATAACTTAGCTAAAGTCTTAACAAGGTATGTTTTACCTGAACCTGTAGGTCCAATCATTAACATATTTGACTTTTCAATTTCAATTTCGTCCATTGTGTTTGTTGCCACTCTCTTGTAGTGATTATAAACTGCAACAGACATAACCTTCTTAGCATAATCCTGTCCGATAACATAATCGTCTAACTTACCTTTTATAACATGAGGTGCAGGAATCTTGTTAATATCCAAAACAGGTGCTTCTTTCTTTTCTGAAGATTTTTTCTTTTTAAGTTTCTGTTTCTTTGGAATTTCTCTTCTAAAATCATCCGTAGTCATCATATGAATTCCCGGAGTATTAAGCAACTCTTCTAATTCATCCTTGCTTATGCTCATATTCATGCCAAAGTTCTGGAAACTATTAAAACTCTTCTGCAGACAATCTGCGCACACACAAATTCCACCCGGCATATCAATCATAGTTCCTGCTTTACTTTCAGGTCGTCTACAAACATAACAAATCTTCTCGTATTCATCTTCATTACTCTTGTCTGATGAATCACCATTCTCACTTTTATCAACATTGTTATTGTCTGTAGAATTGTTATCATCATTTGCTATTACTTTATTATCATTTTCCTTTGAGTTATTGTCTATAACTTGATTGTTTTCAGCTACAACCTCTCGGAAATCATTTTCATCTAAAGTCTTGTTTTCAAATTCATCTTTGTTCATTGTATCTCTCCATTCTGCGATATTATTCACAAATAAAAAAAGTATATCACATTTAATCCTACATACTAATCCACAACATACTCTGCGAACATCAGTAATTTAATATGAAACACCATTTAATACATGGCTTAGTTTAACATATATTAACTAAAATTAAAACATACAAAATTGACCATATTCTGACTTAAATGTTACATATTTTTTAACATTTCAAAAGAGGCAACCCTCTACCGGATTGCCTCTTTGTTATAAACAAAACACTTTATGAGAAAGAAATTTTTAACTTTTTTAGTTTGCGGCATTCTGCGTTGTTTCAATTACGCTCTTGTCGCCAAGTGTAACTGTAACATCTTTTGTCTTGTATTCTCTGCCGTCTCTGTATTCTATAGTTACTTTAACCTGTTCGCCTTTCTTGTAGTATTCAAGCATACTCTGTAATGATGCCATTGATGAAACATCCTGCCCGTCAAATTTTGTAATTACATCTGATGCTGCGATTCCGGCATTTTCAGCAGGGCCACCTTTTACTACGCTCTGTACCTGGATTCCCTGTGGAATTGAGTAAGCCTGTGATGTCTGCTCATCTACATCAAACCCTGAAATTCCAAGGTAACCCCTTTCGTCTTCTGATACTTTTGTTCTTGTTTCTTTTGTTTCAAGGTCACTAATAATATCTTTTACAGATGAAATTGGGATTGCAAAGCCCATACCTTCAACGCTGGCATTTGAGCTGCTTCCGCTTGATGAATATTTTGCAACGTTAATTCCGATAACTTCGCCACTGGCATTTAATAATGCTCCGCCACTGTTACCACCGTTAATTGCTGCGTCTGTCTGAAGTAATGTCATTGTCTGATTTTCAAGCTGAACCTTTCTGTCTTTTGCACTGATAATGCCTGTTGTTACTGACTGTCCATATCCTAAAGCATTACCAATTGCAATAACACCTTCACCAACGTTAACTTTATCTGAATCGCCTAATGTAGCTTTCTTAATATTTTTTAATACATCTGATGGAATGTCTTTTAATTTTACTGCAACAACTGCTACGTCTTTTGTTGAATCAGTTCCCTTAATGTATCCATCAACTGAATCCTTTGATTCTGTTCCGGCAAACTGAATCTTTAAGCTGTCTGCGCCTTCAACAACGTGATTGTTTGTAACTATAAGAAGTTCTGTACTTGTCTGGTCTACAATAATACCTGAACCTGCTGCATCTTCTTCATATGAATTGCTCTTGTTGTTTCCGCTATTTCCACCACCAAAATAGTATTCCCAAATATCCTGTGAATAATCGTTTCTTGATTCAACTAATGTCTTGCTTGTAATAGCTACAACACTTGGCATTGCACTGCTTACAACACTTGAAACATCTGTTACTGTAACGCCTGATGTTGATGAAGAATTAGCATCGTTCTGTGTGTTTGTTGAGCCGATTGATTCGTAATTGCCTGAATCACTGCTATTGTCATTGTTACTATTGCTATTGTTATTATTGTTGCTTAATGTTCCGTCTTCCAAAACATTTGTTAATGAATCTTTATTCTTTGAAAAATAAGCTGCTGAAATACCAATTGTTCCTGCAAGTAAAACTACACAAACTGCAACAACGGCTATTAAAGTTCTCTTCTTTTTCTTCTTTTTACCATTACCATTGTTATTGTTGTTACTGTTATAATTGTAACCATTGTTTGTCTGAGAATCATTTGTTGAATAATAATATCCATTATTCTGTGAATTATTAGAATTGCTATTATAATAACTGCCGTCCTGAGTATTGTTATAATAGCTGCCATTCTGTGTACTATCATTGCTACTATTGTTGCTTCCCTGCGAATAATAAGTACCATTTCCACTTACATCATCTGCATTATGATGCTCATCATTTACATATGACTGTCTGTAAACACTGCTTTCCTGTTCAGCTGTCTGCTCTGTATTCTGTTCTGAACTATTCACAGCATCCTGTGAAACCTGCTGGCTGTTTACCTCTTCAAAATTATTGTTTTCTGTACCTGATATATTGTCATCGTTGTTTTCCTCCGGATTTGAACCAAATCCATTTGGATTCTCGTTATCGTACATCTTCCTTTTCTCCTTTCAAGCTCTTTTTTTTAAATAAAGAACAAAATTTTGTATTACCTCATCTATTCCTTATTTGATTATAGGTATAGTTTAACGGCTAGTTGTGTTGATTTTGTGTTCTACTTATTAAAAAATTGCGAAAATCTGCCTATTGTTTGCGGGCTGCCATTTTCGGCTACTATATGCAGAAAAAAGGAGTCGCAATTTGCAACTCCTACATTTTTAATAAAACTGGCTCTTGCCGCCATCATCATAATCATAACTTACGGATTCTGTCTCACCTTCCTTATTCTTTTTAGCATCTCCACTCATGTCTATACCTGTTGAGCCATCCGGATACACACCTGTATCAGTCTGTATCTGATTTCCGATAGTATTAACAGTGCTTGTTGGCTGGTAATTCTTTTCACCGAAAAGATACTCATGAAGCTCCGATACGTTATCACTTAAGCCTTTTGGCATAACATAACTGGTTCCACTAATAGTTCCCGTTTCAAGGTTTGACGGAAATCCCTGACTTCCCGATAATTTAAAATCAAATATAATTGGAATCATATTTACAATTTCTTTAAAAGTAAAACTTGTGGAAATAATTTTGTTTTTGTTAGTGTTGGCATTCATAACACCCGAAACCATTTCCTGCAATTCGCTAAAGCTTGCACTCTTTGCCTTTTCTACCAACTTCATCATAACTGAACGCTGTCTTGCTGCTCTACCAAAATCGTCTCTAACCTCTTCCCCTGTTTTTGGATCATAGAAAGTAGCTTTTCTGATTCTACAATATGTTGTGGCCTGAATACCATTTAACTTAATATTCTTTCCACTCTTCTTAACATATTTGGGTTTTACACCAATTGAGCTACAAGTACTGCTCATATGATAATTAAGCTGCTGTAATTCATCATCTGTAAGATTAACTTTTATTCCTCCCAATGTGTCTATAATCTCAGCAACACCTGAAAAGTTAACTGTAACATAATCAGTAATGTTAAGGTCAAGATTCATGTTAAGTGTATTAATCGCCGCTTCAGGTCCACCACCTGCATAGGCTGAATTAACCTTAAAGTACTTATAAATGGTTCCATCTTTTCCGTAAATTCCAAGATAAGTATCCCTATACACTGATACCATTTTTACTTCGCCTGTAGTGTTATGTACACTAACAATAAGTATGGAATCGCTGTTAGAAGCATCAACTTCTCCTTCTCTTGAATCTACACCAAACAATACAAAATTAGTATATTCTTCTGAATAATTGTATTTAAGTTTGTTAGTTTTGATACTGTTATCATCAAAATTAAGATCTCGTACACTCTCGTTGTAACTGTTATTTCCCCACCAGGTTATAATTTTCTGGCCTATTGCTGTGTTTGCCATAGCCTTTACAACCTGGGTCTTTACTGATGGCACAAATAAAATCACAGCCATCATAACTATAAGTAGTCCAAAAATAACTTCCATTGTTGTTACAAATCTTTTTAATCGTTTTACTGTTTTTAACTGTTGCTCTGAGCTTTTCGTTTTTCTCCTAGAACTCATGCTTTTCTCCAATCATCTTCTTTTTAGTAACTTATAATTAATCTTATCTGTATCCGTTAGGATTGTTCTTCTGCCAATTCCATGAATCAGCACACATTTCCTTAATGTCGTATTTTGCTTCCCAGCCTAATTCTTCCTTGGCCAAAGTTGCATCTGAATAACATTCAGCAATGTCACCAGGTCTTCTGTCTGTAATTACATAAGGAATGTCAATTCCGCTTGCTTCGCTGAAATTCTTAATAACGTCTAATACGCTGTATCCCTTTCCTGTTCCAAGGTTATATACCTTAACTCCAGGGTTTTCTTTAATCTTATCAATTGCGTTTACATGACCTGTAGCCAAATCCATTACATGGATGTAATCTCTAACTCCTGTTCCGTCAGGTGTTGGATAATCATTTCCAAATACATTAACTCTTGGAAGTTCTCCTGTTGCAACCTTTGTAATGTAAGGCATAAGGTTGTTTGGAATTCCGTTAGGATCTTCGCCGATAAGTCCACTCTTGTGTGCTCCAATTGGGTTAAAGTAACGAAGAAGAATTACATTCCATTCCTTGTCTGCAAACTGAATGTCTGTAAGAATCTGTTCAAGCATTGACTTTGTCCAGCCATATGGGTTTGTACACTGTCCCTTAGGGCATTTTTCTGTTATAGGAATTTCTGCCGGATCTCCGTATACTGTTGCTGATGAACTAAAGATAATATTCTTTACTCCATGTTTACGCATTACATCGCACATAGCTAATGTTCCTGAAATGTTGTTTGTGTAATATTCAAGTGGCTTCTGAACTGATTCACCTACAGCCTTTAAGCCTGCAAAATGGATAACTGCATAAATATCGTTTTCTGTTAAAATCTTATCCATTAATTCCTTGTCTGCAATGTCACCTTTGTAGAATTTTAAAGTTTTACCTGTAATCTTTTCCACTCTCTTAAGTGATTCTTCGCAAGCATTGCTTAAGTTATCTATAACTACTACATCATATCCTGATTCCAATAATTCAACACAAGTATGACTTCCAATAAATCCTGCTCCACCTGTTACTAAAATAGTGCTCATTATTCTACCTCCATTATTTAGCTTTCGCTTTAATTTTTATTGTAACATTATTCATCAGTGTAGTGTTATCCGGCACTGCTACGTCCACATGTACCGTTGTTGTTCCTTCCTTAACTTTCCCCAAATCTGCACTGATGGCCATGTCATCTTTTGTTAATTGGCTGATTACTTCTTCCTCTCCCTGTAAAGTAACTTTAACCTTTTTTGTAAC containing:
- a CDS encoding S1C family serine protease, producing MYDNENPNGFGSNPEENNDDNISGTENNNFEEVNSQQVSQDAVNSSEQNTEQTAEQESSVYRQSYVNDEHHNADDVSGNGTYYSQGSNNSSNDSTQNGSYYNNTQDGSYYNSNSNNSQNNGYYYSTNDSQTNNGYNYNSNNNNNGNGKKKKKKRTLIAVVAVCVVLLAGTIGISAAYFSKNKDSLTNVLEDGTLSNNNNNSNSNNDNSSDSGNYESIGSTNTQNDANSSSTSGVTVTDVSSVVSSAMPSVVAITSKTLVESRNDYSQDIWEYYFGGGNSGNNKSNSYEEDAAGSGIIVDQTSTELLIVTNNHVVEGADSLKIQFAGTESKDSVDGYIKGTDSTKDVAVVAVKLKDIPSDVLKNIKKATLGDSDKVNVGEGVIAIGNALGYGQSVTTGIISAKDRKVQLENQTMTLLQTDAAINGGNSGGALLNASGEVIGINVAKYSSSGSSSNASVEGMGFAIPISSVKDIISDLETKETRTKVSEDERGYLGISGFDVDEQTSQAYSIPQGIQVQSVVKGGPAENAGIAASDVITKFDGQDVSSMASLQSMLEYYKKGEQVKVTIEYRDGREYKTKDVTVTLGDKSVIETTQNAAN
- a CDS encoding leucine-rich repeat protein; its protein translation is MKNLFKRIITTILVLTMVMGFNVPFSATTVMAASITYNVSSTIKGVLTDDGVLTISGTGAMPDYTKIANIPWYKDRDRISEVRVNSGITSIGEANFNSCYNMTKVTVASTVTSIGDGAFADTKLQSYTGMERVKKFGDYVFQGTDLDDFEFPGATTEIGNYIFYNSSVKRIVIPKSVTTIKDGIGYKAENLEKIEVSSNNKNYVAENYVLYNKNKTILESYPAAKTGTEFTIPSTVKTVTAYGFSYGKNLKKITITSGVTTLGDGAFYGMKALDEIAIPKNVTSIGSFLLQNCTALKTLNFYAKVKTVPYLLCSGCSNLTKVVMDNSAIETLEPRVFMDCVKLSSVTLPTALKTIQVYAFKNCKALSTISYPKSITLIESGAFEGSSITKYPTWLSKGNNGDYGIFTKIKYKGTDKYSEAYKVLKIVNKERKSKGLSELKMDKDLLDVAMQRAAEVALYFSHTRPDGSSCFSATDKMEAENIAGGQSSADAVMTSWMNSAGHRANILTSYFKTIGIGCFTQGGTVFWVQCFGTDTPATVSRPADKNVVVTVTVDGDFLSKTKLRLDSSSYNLKIGNKKTVKLYVQNPEWASQNVLLDNSNFTFKSYNTKKATISATGKINAKTVGKYKIKATLKNATGTSVTKSGKITFPQPKIKVTVKKKKAIVAWKKLKAAKGYYVYRREAKGKKYTKWKKVKNIKKNTTVKYKDSKLKKGKTYQYKVVAYNRKNKGTSAIKKIVIK
- a CDS encoding S8 family peptidase → MKCNNIILSEEYGDFIGRYNGDISEALTEQVECTQVIDDSYFCAYYRLDMLPTINVANFTYNVIPKLYGLMDTTAVAATGSIRLQNQSGFNLTGRDVIIGFIDTGIDYTNKLFQKSTGQTRILSIWDQTDVKGNPPEGFSYGSEYTREEINRALQADNPLEVVPHRDENGHGTFMAGIACGSYDEQGDFIGAAPDSEIVMVKLKEAKKYLANYFYAMGSQPLYQENDIMLAASFLKNVAIKQKKPIVIVVGLGCGNGGRAGGSPLDEVLDKIGGKIGNCVVVAAGNEGNERLHYRGTIGIATENTTHNVEFRVGDNVPGFVLELWGNAPDIFSVGFVSPFGESVPRIPVRQGSVENINFVFEQSSIELTYELVESGTGGQLIFMRFKQPSPGIWTIKVYGNNILDGNFNIWGGLRQYTPEGNYFLTPNPDMTLTVPAATENVITFGGYDNVTNAFYPKSGRGFTRENRIKPDMTAPAVNVYGPGISGGYTRRTGTSVACALGAGACAQILQWGIVEDNEPYMKNNYIKNYLIRGAERNRDIRYPSEQWGYGTINVFDSFLILTRT
- a CDS encoding LCP family protein, with translation MSSRRKTKSSEQQLKTVKRLKRFVTTMEVIFGLLIVMMAVILFVPSVKTQVVKAMANTAIGQKIITWWGNNSYNESVRDLNFDDNSIKTNKLKYNYSEEYTNFVLFGVDSREGEVDASNSDSILIVSVHNTTGEVKMVSVYRDTYLGIYGKDGTIYKYFKVNSAYAGGGPEAAINTLNMNLDLNITDYVTVNFSGVAEIIDTLGGIKVNLTDDELQQLNYHMSSTCSSIGVKPKYVKKSGKNIKLNGIQATTYCRIRKATFYDPKTGEEVRDDFGRAARQRSVMMKLVEKAKSASFSELQEMVSGVMNANTNKNKIISTSFTFKEIVNMIPIIFDFKLSGSQGFPSNLETGTISGTSYVMPKGLSDNVSELHEYLFGEKNYQPTSTVNTIGNQIQTDTGVYPDGSTGIDMSGDAKKNKEGETESVSYDYDDGGKSQFY
- the clpX gene encoding ATP-dependent Clp protease ATP-binding subunit ClpX, whose product is MNKDEFENKTLDENDFREVVAENNQVIDNNSKENDNKVIANDDNNSTDNNNVDKSENGDSSDKSNEDEYEKICYVCRRPESKAGTMIDMPGGICVCADCLQKSFNSFQNFGMNMSISKDELEELLNTPGIHMMTTDDFRREIPKKQKLKKKKSSEKKEAPVLDINKIPAPHVIKGKLDDYVIGQDYAKKVMSVAVYNHYKRVATNTMDEIEIEKSNMLMIGPTGSGKTYLVKTLAKLLDVPLAITDATSLTEAGYIGDDIESVVSKLLAAADNDVEKAETGIIFIDEIDKIAKKQNTSSRDVSGESVQQGMLKLLEGSEVEVPVGATSKNAMVPLATVNTKNILFICGGAFPDLEDIIKERLNKQAAIGFQSELTDKYDNDPNVMKKVTSEDLRKFGMIPEFLGRLPIVFTLDGLTEDMLVKILTDPKNAIIKQYQKLLELDEVKLEFTEGALRTIAKKAIEKKTGARALRAIIEKFMLDIMYEIPKDDNIGTVKITEEYINGTGGPVIGMRGQDLIEG
- the galE gene encoding UDP-glucose 4-epimerase GalE, with translation MSTILVTGGAGFIGSHTCVELLESGYDVVVIDNLSNACEESLKRVEKITGKTLKFYKGDIADKELMDKILTENDIYAVIHFAGLKAVGESVQKPLEYYTNNISGTLAMCDVMRKHGVKNIIFSSSATVYGDPAEIPITEKCPKGQCTNPYGWTKSMLEQILTDIQFADKEWNVILLRYFNPIGAHKSGLIGEDPNGIPNNLMPYITKVATGELPRVNVFGNDYPTPDGTGVRDYIHVMDLATGHVNAIDKIKENPGVKVYNLGTGKGYSVLDVIKNFSEASGIDIPYVITDRRPGDIAECYSDATLAKEELGWEAKYDIKEMCADSWNWQKNNPNGYR